Proteins encoded in a region of the Nocardia asteroides genome:
- a CDS encoding beta-ketoacyl-ACP reductase yields MSNITSRSVLVTGGNRGIGLAVAQRLLADGHKVAVTHRGSGVPDGLFGVKCDVTDSESVDGAFAEVEAHQGPVEVLVANAGITDDTLLMRMSEEQFTRVIDANLTGAFRVAKRANRAMLRARWGRIIFLGSVVGMGGGPGQINYAASKAGLIGMARSITRELGSRSITANVVAPGFIETDMTAALDEKFHDMAKEFIPLQRLGQPEDVAAVISFLASEDSGYVSGAVIPVDGGMGMGH; encoded by the coding sequence ATGTCGAACATCACATCCCGGTCGGTCCTGGTGACCGGCGGTAACCGCGGCATCGGTCTCGCGGTCGCGCAGCGTCTGCTTGCCGACGGTCACAAGGTGGCCGTCACGCATCGTGGGTCGGGGGTCCCGGACGGCCTGTTCGGTGTGAAATGCGATGTGACCGACAGCGAGTCGGTGGACGGCGCGTTCGCCGAGGTGGAGGCGCACCAGGGCCCGGTCGAGGTGCTCGTGGCCAACGCGGGTATCACCGACGACACCCTGCTGATGCGGATGAGCGAGGAGCAGTTCACCCGGGTCATCGACGCGAACCTGACCGGAGCGTTCCGCGTCGCCAAGCGCGCCAACCGCGCGATGCTGCGGGCGCGCTGGGGCCGGATCATCTTCCTCGGCTCGGTGGTCGGCATGGGCGGCGGACCCGGCCAGATCAACTACGCCGCGTCCAAGGCCGGTCTGATCGGTATGGCGCGCTCGATCACCCGTGAGCTCGGCTCGCGTTCCATCACCGCCAACGTCGTCGCGCCCGGGTTCATCGAAACGGACATGACCGCGGCACTGGACGAAAAGTTCCACGACATGGCGAAAGAGTTCATCCCGCTGCAGCGCCTCGGTCAGCCGGAGGATGTCGCGGCCGTCATCAGCTTCCTGGCGTCCGAGGACTCCGGCTACGTCTCCGGCGCCGTGATCCCCGTCGACGGCGGCATGGGCATGGGCCACTGA